A genome region from Crossiella equi includes the following:
- a CDS encoding fatty acyl-AMP ligase, translating into MNRIEFAVREQHDFTGSMPLTGFLHRNADSDRPAFTFVDHNQDREGVPHTVTWRQLDVRARALAARLRQETAPGARVAILTPHDLNYVVGFLGCLYAGVIGVPLFAPEVSLHGSRLVGALGDCDPEVWLATEDALPQVRKLLDGELAPRPKQVLAVDKVDPLAAVGFRPALVSMDDPAYLQYTSGSTRAPSGAVITHRNLVVNSAQIAAAYGADQGWTFSGWIPFFHDMGLMSLLAVPVLLGAHSVFCTPFAFLQRPERWLRQLAAHPDTLTAAPNFAYDYAVARTSAEFKSTVDLSGVRVMINGSEPVRAKTIERFNAAFGPAGLAPEAHRPSYGLAEATVYVTATGAAGPTVLPVDRAELAEGRVVRGEADTALRLVGAGTGIALQVLVVEPATGVTLPEGEVGEVWVHGPNVADGYWQKPEESADSFDGQLTDGPANAPRRGWLRTGDLGALVDGELFITGRAKDLIIIDGKNHYPQDLEGTVHEAHPAVRRDYVAAFALADGEAERVVVVAEYSRHVAPEDRDPAVVALAVRQAVSAHHDLRLADFRLVPPGKVRRTSSGKIARAATREQYLSGAYGELS; encoded by the coding sequence ATGAACCGCATCGAATTCGCCGTGCGCGAGCAGCACGACTTCACCGGGTCGATGCCGCTGACCGGGTTTCTGCACCGGAACGCCGACAGCGACCGACCGGCCTTCACCTTCGTCGACCACAACCAGGACCGCGAGGGTGTTCCGCACACCGTGACCTGGCGCCAGCTGGACGTGCGCGCCCGGGCCCTGGCCGCACGGCTGCGCCAGGAGACCGCACCGGGCGCGCGGGTGGCGATCCTGACCCCGCACGACCTCAACTACGTGGTCGGCTTCCTCGGCTGCCTCTACGCCGGGGTGATCGGGGTGCCGCTGTTCGCGCCGGAGGTCAGCCTGCACGGCTCGCGCCTGGTCGGCGCCCTGGGCGACTGCGACCCCGAGGTGTGGCTGGCCACCGAGGACGCGCTGCCTCAGGTGCGGAAGCTGCTGGACGGCGAGCTGGCCCCGCGCCCCAAGCAGGTCCTGGCCGTGGACAAGGTCGACCCGCTGGCCGCGGTGGGCTTCCGCCCCGCCCTGGTGTCCATGGACGACCCGGCCTACCTCCAGTACACCTCCGGCTCCACCCGCGCGCCCAGCGGTGCGGTGATCACGCACCGGAACCTGGTGGTGAACTCCGCGCAGATCGCCGCCGCCTACGGTGCGGACCAGGGCTGGACGTTCTCCGGCTGGATCCCGTTCTTCCACGACATGGGCCTGATGTCGCTGCTGGCGGTGCCGGTGCTGCTCGGCGCGCACTCGGTGTTCTGCACGCCGTTCGCCTTCCTGCAACGGCCGGAGCGCTGGCTGCGGCAGCTCGCCGCGCACCCGGACACGCTGACCGCGGCGCCGAACTTCGCCTACGACTACGCGGTCGCGCGCACCAGTGCGGAGTTCAAGTCCACTGTGGACCTGTCCGGGGTCCGCGTCATGATCAACGGCTCGGAACCTGTGCGGGCCAAGACGATCGAGCGGTTCAACGCCGCCTTCGGCCCGGCCGGGCTGGCCCCCGAGGCGCACCGCCCGTCCTACGGCCTGGCCGAGGCCACCGTGTACGTCACGGCCACCGGTGCGGCCGGACCGACCGTGCTGCCGGTGGACCGCGCCGAGCTGGCCGAGGGCCGCGTGGTGCGCGGTGAGGCGGACACCGCGCTGCGGCTGGTCGGCGCGGGCACCGGCATCGCGCTCCAGGTGCTCGTGGTCGAGCCCGCCACCGGGGTCACGCTGCCCGAGGGCGAGGTCGGCGAGGTCTGGGTGCACGGCCCCAACGTGGCCGACGGCTACTGGCAGAAGCCGGAGGAGTCCGCGGACAGCTTCGACGGGCAGCTCACCGACGGCCCGGCCAACGCCCCGCGGCGGGGCTGGCTGCGCACGGGCGACCTGGGCGCGCTCGTCGACGGCGAGCTGTTCATCACCGGACGCGCCAAGGACCTGATCATCATCGACGGCAAGAACCACTACCCGCAGGACCTCGAGGGCACCGTGCACGAGGCACACCCGGCGGTCCGCCGCGACTACGTGGCCGCGTTCGCGCTGGCCGACGGCGAGGCCGAGCGCGTGGTGGTGGTCGCGGAGTACTCCCGGCACGTGGCGCCGGAGGACCGCGACCCCGCGGTGGTCGCACTCGCGGTGCGGCAGGCCGTGTCCGCGCACCACGACCTGCGGCTGGCGGACTTCCGCCTGGTCCCGCCGGGCAAGGTGCGGCGCACGTCCAGCGGCAAGATCGCGCGGGCCGCGACCCGCGAGCAGTACCTGTCCGGCGCGTACGGGGAGCTGTCATGA
- a CDS encoding alpha/beta hydrolase, producing the protein MHAERWRDQRIVDIRLESTALRREIELTVLVPGNWHKGDRDWPVLHLLHGAGDDHTCWLRETDVLRLTEQLDLLVVQPPGGRVGLYSDWLAPDRMGTIPHWDDFHFRELPHLLEKHYRANRRRIGIGVSMGGYGVVRGAQRHPGFFQGLASFSGLLHTTRRGMPAFTRAMLRREGEKASSLWSSWEHWQAEDPFRDAELLRGTSLYLATGDGRRGIFDRRFSGGSVLEWIIGPGTVDFAARLAGLGIPATLHTYSGTHTWPYWRRELETALPILSEVLRK; encoded by the coding sequence ATGCACGCCGAACGCTGGCGGGACCAACGGATCGTCGACATCCGGCTGGAATCGACCGCGCTGCGCCGGGAGATCGAGCTCACTGTGCTCGTTCCCGGGAATTGGCACAAGGGCGATCGGGACTGGCCGGTGCTGCACCTGCTGCACGGCGCGGGCGATGACCATACCTGTTGGCTGCGCGAAACGGATGTCCTGCGGCTGACCGAACAACTGGACCTGCTCGTGGTGCAACCACCGGGCGGCCGGGTCGGTTTGTACAGCGACTGGCTGGCACCCGATCGAATGGGAACGATCCCACACTGGGACGACTTCCACTTCCGCGAACTCCCCCACCTGCTGGAAAAGCATTACCGCGCGAACCGGCGCCGGATCGGCATCGGGGTGTCCATGGGCGGCTACGGCGTGGTGCGCGGCGCGCAGCGGCACCCGGGCTTCTTCCAGGGCCTGGCCAGCTTCAGCGGACTGCTGCACACCACGCGCCGCGGCATGCCCGCCTTCACCCGCGCGATGCTGCGCCGCGAGGGAGAAAAGGCCAGTTCACTGTGGTCCTCGTGGGAACACTGGCAGGCCGAGGACCCCTTCCGCGACGCCGAGCTGCTGCGCGGCACCAGCCTCTACCTGGCCACCGGCGACGGTCGCCGAGGAATATTCGACCGCCGGTTCTCCGGAGGCTCGGTGCTGGAGTGGATCATCGGCCCGGGCACCGTGGACTTCGCCGCGCGGCTGGCCGGACTGGGTATCCCGGCCACCCTGCACACGTACTCGGGCACGCACACCTGGCCGTATTGGCGACGGGAACTGGAAACCGCGTTGCCGATACTTTCCGAGGTACTACGAAAGTAG
- a CDS encoding MFS transporter gives MARSPWPTLVAVAVGSVMTGVDGTALTIAGPDLATDLGASVTGLSWVANAYLLATALALLPAGALADRFGRRAVFLCGVTGFTLVSLALALADSVWLVITLRAVQGLFSALLQPAALALLRAAFPPRLLGLAVGVWGAVAALGLAAGPLLGGLLVAAGGWRAIFLVNLPVGALAVLLAALLVAESRAPRALRPRAVLDLVRPKAFQAGVALVAVVFGALFGVLFLLTLFLQDLRGLDPVTAGLWLMPVTGIVVLSAPLGGAVTKALGPLPPTAAGLVLLAAGLFAMAGLDAGSGAVEVALATCPVGLGGGLALVAATEALLATAPPSAAGLASAVQQVAGQLGGLLGIAVVGALLTAGSGFTAGLHTAVVVAGVLVIGSAPLAVLLRGGSATR, from the coding sequence TTGGCCCGCTCGCCCTGGCCCACCCTCGTCGCGGTGGCCGTCGGCTCGGTGATGACCGGCGTGGACGGCACCGCGCTCACCATCGCCGGACCGGACCTCGCCACCGACCTCGGCGCGTCCGTCACCGGCCTGTCCTGGGTGGCCAACGCCTACCTGCTGGCCACCGCGCTGGCCCTGCTGCCCGCGGGCGCGCTCGCCGACCGCTTCGGCCGCCGCGCGGTGTTCCTGTGCGGGGTCACCGGGTTCACGCTCGTCTCGCTGGCCCTCGCGCTCGCGGACTCGGTCTGGCTGGTGATCACCCTGCGCGCGGTGCAGGGCCTGTTCAGCGCGCTGCTGCAACCGGCCGCGCTGGCCCTGCTGCGGGCCGCCTTCCCGCCGCGCCTGCTCGGTCTGGCCGTGGGCGTGTGGGGTGCGGTGGCCGCGCTCGGCCTGGCCGCCGGACCGCTGCTCGGCGGGCTCCTGGTCGCGGCGGGCGGCTGGCGGGCGATCTTCCTGGTCAACCTGCCGGTCGGCGCGCTGGCCGTGCTGCTGGCCGCCCTGCTGGTGGCCGAGTCCCGCGCGCCCCGGGCACTCCGGCCACGCGCGGTGCTGGACCTGGTGCGGCCCAAGGCCTTCCAAGCGGGCGTCGCACTGGTCGCGGTGGTCTTCGGCGCCCTGTTCGGGGTGCTGTTCCTGCTCACGCTCTTCCTCCAGGACCTGCGTGGCCTCGACCCGGTCACCGCCGGCCTGTGGCTGATGCCGGTGACCGGGATCGTGGTGCTGAGCGCCCCGCTCGGCGGCGCGGTCACCAAGGCGCTGGGCCCGCTGCCGCCCACCGCGGCCGGACTGGTGCTGCTGGCCGCCGGGCTGTTCGCCATGGCCGGGCTGGACGCCGGGTCCGGCGCGGTCGAGGTCGCCCTGGCCACCTGCCCGGTCGGCCTGGGCGGCGGCCTCGCGCTGGTCGCGGCCACCGAGGCGCTGCTGGCCACCGCCCCGCCCAGTGCGGCGGGACTGGCCTCGGCCGTGCAGCAGGTGGCCGGTCAGCTCGGTGGCCTGCTCGGCATCGCGGTGGTCGGCGCGCTGCTGACCGCGGGCAGCGGTTTCACCGCCGGGCTGCACACCGCGGTCGTGGTGGCCGGGGTGCTGGTCATCGGGAGCGCACCGCTGGCGGTGCTGCTGCGAGGCGGCTCGGCCACCAGATGA
- a CDS encoding MMPL family transporter, with product MSRVRVVLPAIALVLWVLVGAVGLPDLGRLSQVQRNDNASFLPASAEATRAADEQERFSAADVLPGVLVFERADGLRPEDQAAIAKAVERASTVDGLRGTASPARTSPDGKAAQALVPVDGSDGFRAGETVKRLREVVRDGLPGGLSAHVTGPAGIVGDFAATFGGIDGLLLGVTAAVVALILVLVYRSPLLPVAVLASAALALLGAAAVVYRLARDGVLTLNGQSQGILFILVFGASTDYALLLVARYREELRKAEPRLAMRRAWRASLEPICASAGTVVLGMLCLLFSDLNSNKGLGPVAAIGIAASLLASLTFLPAVLVLLGRAAFWPAKPKTGSGNGLWDRVALLVGRRPRSTWVITTSVLLFGVAFVGQLKADGVAQSDVFLSTVDSVQGQDALGRHFPGGSGSPAVLVANADRAKEVEAAARRVDGVAEVAVLPKVVDGRVELNATLREAADSEGAIASVRALRTAVHAVPGADAVVGGPTAAQLDVQDTALRDRALIIPLVIAVILVVLALLLRSLLAPLLLMLTVVLSFAATLGVSALVFNHLFDFPGADPGVPLYAFVFLVALGIDYNIFLMTRVREEAARRGTEAGTLVGLSVTGGVITSAGVVLAATFAALAVLPILFLAQIAFLVAFGVLLDTLVVRSLLVPALAVDLGRVIWWPSRLAAAPPAVRSR from the coding sequence GTGTCTCGTGTTCGTGTTGTGCTGCCCGCGATCGCGCTCGTCCTGTGGGTCCTCGTGGGGGCGGTCGGGTTGCCGGACCTGGGGCGGCTGTCACAGGTGCAGCGCAACGACAACGCCTCCTTCCTGCCCGCCAGCGCCGAGGCCACGCGCGCGGCCGACGAGCAGGAGAGGTTCAGCGCCGCCGACGTGCTGCCCGGAGTGCTCGTCTTCGAGCGCGCGGACGGACTGCGACCCGAAGACCAGGCCGCGATCGCGAAGGCGGTCGAACGCGCGTCCACTGTGGACGGACTCAGGGGTACGGCTTCGCCCGCCCGGACCTCGCCCGACGGCAAGGCCGCCCAGGCCCTCGTCCCGGTCGACGGCAGCGACGGCTTCCGGGCCGGTGAGACGGTCAAGAGGCTGCGCGAGGTGGTCCGGGACGGCCTGCCCGGGGGCCTGTCCGCGCACGTGACCGGACCGGCGGGCATCGTCGGCGACTTCGCCGCCACCTTCGGCGGCATCGACGGGCTGCTGCTGGGCGTGACCGCGGCCGTGGTCGCGCTGATCCTGGTGCTGGTCTACCGCAGCCCGCTGCTGCCGGTGGCGGTGCTGGCCTCGGCCGCGCTCGCGCTGCTGGGCGCGGCGGCCGTGGTGTACCGGCTGGCGCGGGACGGGGTGCTCACGCTGAACGGGCAGAGCCAGGGCATCCTGTTCATCCTGGTCTTCGGCGCCTCCACCGACTACGCGCTGCTGCTGGTGGCGCGCTACCGGGAGGAGCTGCGCAAGGCCGAGCCGCGCCTGGCCATGCGCCGGGCCTGGCGGGCCTCGCTGGAACCGATCTGCGCCTCGGCCGGGACCGTGGTGCTGGGCATGCTGTGCCTGCTGTTCAGCGACCTCAACTCCAACAAGGGCCTGGGCCCGGTGGCCGCGATCGGCATCGCCGCCTCGCTGCTGGCCTCGCTCACCTTCCTGCCCGCGGTGCTCGTCCTGCTGGGCCGCGCCGCGTTCTGGCCCGCCAAGCCGAAGACGGGCAGTGGCAACGGGTTGTGGGACCGGGTGGCGCTGCTGGTCGGCCGCCGCCCCCGGTCCACCTGGGTGATCACCACCTCCGTGCTGCTGTTCGGGGTGGCGTTCGTGGGCCAGCTCAAGGCCGACGGCGTGGCGCAGTCCGACGTGTTCCTGTCCACAGTGGACTCAGTACAGGGCCAGGACGCCCTGGGACGGCACTTCCCGGGCGGCAGCGGCTCCCCCGCCGTGCTGGTGGCCAACGCCGACCGGGCGAAGGAGGTCGAGGCCGCCGCCCGCCGGGTCGACGGGGTGGCCGAGGTGGCCGTGCTGCCCAAGGTGGTGGACGGCCGGGTCGAGCTCAACGCCACCCTGCGCGAGGCAGCGGACAGCGAGGGCGCCATCGCCTCGGTCCGCGCGCTGCGCACCGCCGTGCACGCGGTGCCCGGGGCGGACGCGGTCGTGGGCGGGCCGACCGCCGCGCAGCTGGACGTGCAGGACACCGCGCTGCGCGACCGGGCGCTGATCATCCCGCTGGTGATCGCGGTGATCCTGGTGGTGCTGGCGCTGCTGCTGCGCTCGCTGCTCGCGCCGCTGCTGCTCATGCTGACCGTGGTGCTGTCCTTCGCCGCCACGCTCGGGGTGTCCGCGCTGGTGTTCAACCACCTCTTCGACTTCCCGGGCGCCGACCCCGGGGTGCCGCTCTACGCGTTCGTGTTCCTGGTGGCGCTGGGCATCGACTACAACATCTTCCTGATGACCCGCGTCCGCGAGGAGGCCGCGCGGCGCGGTACCGAGGCGGGCACGCTGGTCGGGCTGTCGGTGACCGGTGGTGTGATCACCTCGGCGGGGGTGGTGCTGGCCGCGACCTTCGCCGCGCTGGCCGTGCTGCCCATCCTGTTCCTGGCCCAGATCGCGTTCCTGGTGGCCTTCGGCGTGCTGCTGGACACCCTGGTGGTGCGCTCGCTGCTGGTGCCCGCGCTCGCGGTGGACCTGGGGCGGGTCATCTGGTGGCCGAGCCGCCTCGCAGCAGCACCGCCAGCGGTGCGCTCCCGATGA
- a CDS encoding magnesium and cobalt transport protein CorA: protein MSVLPTLGLRGRAARNGAAMPQQIPVPLSAYVVDCGVYVEGKRLPGRWTHAGAVEEVRKRGTGFVWIGLHEPDEEQIQSIAETFGLHELAVEDAVHAHQRPKLERYDDSLFMVLKTVRYVAHESPTTANEIVETGEIMVFVGREFVITVRHGKHAALAGLRSELEQDVEKLQLGPAAVLHAIADHVVDHYLEVTSAVEDDIDTLEVEVFDPRSAVDPEQIYLMKREVMELRRAVGPLATPLRRLAEGYIPLVPDEVRSYFRDVDDHLTTVHDRIVTFDEMLTTLIDAVLAKITMRQNNDMRKISAWVAIISVPTMIAGIYGMNFENMPELKMTFAYPVVLGVILLACLVLYRIFRRNQWL, encoded by the coding sequence ATGTCCGTTCTGCCCACGCTCGGCCTGCGTGGCCGCGCCGCCCGTAACGGAGCTGCCATGCCCCAGCAGATCCCGGTGCCGCTCTCCGCCTACGTGGTCGACTGCGGCGTCTACGTCGAGGGCAAGCGGCTGCCCGGCCGCTGGACACACGCCGGGGCGGTCGAGGAGGTCCGCAAGCGGGGCACCGGGTTCGTCTGGATCGGCCTGCACGAGCCGGACGAGGAGCAGATCCAGAGCATCGCGGAGACCTTCGGGCTGCACGAGCTGGCCGTGGAGGACGCGGTGCACGCGCACCAGCGCCCGAAGCTGGAGCGCTACGACGACTCGCTGTTCATGGTGCTCAAGACGGTCCGCTACGTCGCGCACGAGTCGCCCACCACGGCGAACGAGATCGTGGAGACCGGCGAGATCATGGTCTTCGTCGGCCGGGAGTTCGTGATCACGGTGCGGCACGGCAAGCACGCGGCCCTGGCCGGGCTGCGCAGCGAGCTGGAGCAGGACGTGGAGAAGCTCCAGCTCGGGCCCGCCGCCGTGCTGCACGCCATCGCCGACCACGTGGTCGACCACTACCTGGAGGTCACCAGCGCGGTCGAGGACGACATCGACACGCTGGAGGTCGAGGTCTTCGACCCGCGCAGCGCGGTCGACCCGGAGCAGATCTACCTGATGAAGCGCGAGGTCATGGAGCTGCGCCGGGCGGTGGGCCCGCTGGCCACGCCGCTGCGCCGCCTGGCCGAGGGCTACATCCCGCTGGTGCCCGACGAGGTGCGGTCCTACTTCCGCGACGTCGACGACCACCTCACCACCGTGCACGACCGCATCGTCACCTTCGACGAGATGCTCACGACCCTGATCGACGCGGTGCTGGCCAAGATCACCATGCGCCAGAACAACGACATGCGCAAGATCAGCGCCTGGGTCGCGATCATCTCGGTGCCCACGATGATCGCCGGGATCTACGGCATGAACTTCGAGAACATGCCCGAGCTGAAGATGACCTTCGCCTACCCCGTGGTGCTGGGCGTCATCCTCCTCGCCTGCCTGGTGCTGTACCGCATCTTCCGCCGCAACCAGTGGCTGTGA
- a CDS encoding MaoC family dehydratase — translation MQFGRYFEEFEVGAVYKHWPGKTVTEYDDHLFCLITMNHHPLHLDAHYAEETTDFGKNVVVGNYIYSLLLGMSVADVSGKAIANLEVESLRHVKPTFHGDTIYGETEVLDKTESKSKDDRGVVYVETKGYKQDGTVVCVFRRKVMVPKRSYGEARGGEQPGRPEPKA, via the coding sequence GTGCAGTTCGGGCGGTACTTCGAGGAGTTCGAGGTCGGTGCGGTCTACAAGCACTGGCCCGGCAAGACGGTCACCGAGTACGACGACCACCTGTTCTGCCTGATCACCATGAACCACCACCCCCTCCACCTGGACGCCCACTACGCGGAGGAGACCACCGACTTCGGCAAGAACGTCGTGGTCGGCAACTACATCTACTCCCTGCTGCTGGGCATGTCCGTGGCCGACGTCTCCGGCAAGGCCATCGCCAACCTGGAGGTGGAGTCGCTGCGGCACGTGAAGCCGACCTTCCACGGCGACACCATCTACGGCGAGACCGAGGTGCTGGACAAGACCGAGTCCAAGTCCAAGGACGACCGGGGCGTGGTCTACGTGGAGACCAAGGGCTACAAGCAGGACGGTACGGTCGTCTGCGTGTTCCGCCGCAAGGTCATGGTGCCCAAGCGCTCCTACGGCGAGGCCCGTGGCGGCGAGCAGCCCGGCCGCCCCGAGCCGAAGGCCTGA
- a CDS encoding DUF2332 domain-containing protein yields the protein MSAPTADRLRAFAAEQAAASPLYEALAAGAAADPDVTRLIGEASPELFLAAAQRVLFREPWHALTRYYPSLGGADGPDGELWPLFRAFVLERAEAVAGLLATRRVREELVRPAALLYPGLAVVAKEAGKTPIGLVEVGAGAGFRLVLDRYGFKYALTGGGPDVSRGKKTARLVLDAQVTDTTSKPAEAFGKQAKLPTIAERAGVDADPVDVADEEELSWLEACVWPDQPRRLRLLRLAADEVTAAKQGVAQAEPVAGLAAAAARIPAELPLVVTTCGLLDGRDAAFTEAWVDAVRTLAVNRPLWWVSQEGYRAFPDELRPEAPHLAEADRVLSVINWAGGAPRARRLATADRLTRGLTWLGPN from the coding sequence GTGAGCGCACCGACCGCCGACCGCCTGCGGGCCTTCGCCGCCGAGCAGGCGGCCGCCTCCCCGCTCTACGAGGCCCTGGCCGCGGGGGCCGCCGCCGACCCCGACGTCACCAGGCTCATCGGCGAGGCCTCGCCCGAGCTGTTCCTGGCCGCCGCGCAGCGCGTGCTCTTCCGCGAGCCCTGGCACGCCCTCACCCGCTACTACCCCTCGCTCGGCGGGGCGGACGGCCCGGACGGCGAGCTGTGGCCGCTGTTCCGCGCGTTCGTGCTGGAGCGGGCCGAGGCCGTCGCCGGGCTGCTGGCCACCCGCCGGGTGCGCGAGGAGCTGGTCCGCCCGGCCGCACTGCTCTACCCCGGCCTGGCCGTGGTGGCCAAGGAGGCGGGCAAGACCCCCATCGGCCTGGTCGAGGTCGGCGCGGGCGCCGGGTTCCGCCTGGTGCTCGACCGCTACGGCTTCAAGTACGCCCTCACCGGCGGCGGGCCGGACGTCAGCCGGGGCAAGAAGACCGCGCGCCTGGTGCTGGACGCCCAGGTCACCGACACCACCAGCAAGCCAGCCGAGGCCTTCGGCAAGCAGGCCAAGCTGCCCACGATCGCCGAACGCGCCGGTGTGGACGCCGACCCGGTGGATGTGGCCGACGAGGAGGAGTTGAGCTGGCTGGAGGCCTGCGTCTGGCCGGACCAGCCGCGCCGCCTGCGCCTGCTGCGGCTGGCCGCCGACGAGGTCACCGCGGCCAAACAGGGGGTGGCGCAGGCCGAGCCGGTGGCCGGACTGGCCGCCGCGGCCGCCCGGATCCCGGCCGAACTCCCCCTGGTGGTCACGACCTGCGGCCTGCTGGACGGTCGGGACGCGGCCTTCACCGAGGCCTGGGTCGACGCTGTGCGCACGCTCGCGGTGAATCGTCCACTGTGGTGGGTCAGCCAGGAGGGTTATCGGGCTTTTCCGGACGAACTTCGCCCGGAGGCCCCTCACCTGGCCGAGGCGGACCGGGTGCTGAGCGTGATCAACTGGGCTGGCGGGGCGCCCCGGGCGCGCCGCCTGGCTACCGCCGATCGGCTGACCCGCGGACTGACCTGGCTGGGCCCGAACTAG
- a CDS encoding NUDIX domain-containing protein codes for MVEAPDQRVRCVGAVVHDPFGRILLIRRGQPPALGSWSIPGGRVEPGEADHQAVIRELSEETGLSGAIDRWIGSVERPSRHGVYDIHDYAVRGVSGRIRPGDDASAVLWADGVIFDALHRAGALSPGLAEALAGWRVLPAGARAGGPGA; via the coding sequence ATGGTTGAGGCCCCGGACCAGCGCGTCCGCTGCGTCGGCGCAGTCGTCCACGACCCGTTCGGACGCATTCTGCTGATCCGTCGGGGCCAACCCCCGGCACTGGGTTCCTGGTCCATTCCCGGGGGCCGGGTGGAGCCCGGGGAAGCAGACCACCAGGCCGTGATCAGGGAATTGTCCGAGGAAACGGGGCTGTCGGGGGCGATCGATCGCTGGATCGGTTCGGTGGAGCGCCCTTCCCGGCACGGGGTCTACGACATCCACGACTACGCCGTACGGGGTGTTTCCGGCCGCATCCGGCCTGGTGACGATGCGTCAGCGGTGCTCTGGGCGGACGGTGTGATCTTCGACGCGTTGCACCGCGCGGGTGCCCTGTCCCCGGGCCTGGCGGAGGCACTCGCCGGGTGGCGAGTGCTCCCCGCCGGGGCCCGGGCGGGCGGTCCCGGCGCCTAG
- a CDS encoding PH domain-containing protein, protein MFSPRDSDEYLLDTERRVIRVRRHWASLLWDIFEATALLAGAVMISYLLPPDAWIIQNLLWYAALVILLRFAYITIDWWVERLVITDKRFMITSGVFTTKVAMMPVTKVTDLTFERTMTGRMLGYGTIVVESAGQIQALNKIEYLPKPEQINDAISELVFGDKKAQAERFTMMKAKKQTAGKKIIG, encoded by the coding sequence TTGTTCTCGCCTCGCGACTCAGACGAGTACCTGCTCGACACCGAGCGCCGCGTCATCCGCGTGCGCAGGCACTGGGCCAGTCTGCTCTGGGACATCTTCGAGGCGACGGCGTTGCTCGCCGGAGCAGTGATGATCTCCTACCTGCTGCCGCCGGATGCCTGGATCATCCAGAACCTCCTGTGGTACGCGGCCCTGGTCATCCTGCTCCGGTTCGCCTACATCACCATCGACTGGTGGGTGGAACGGCTCGTCATCACCGACAAGCGGTTCATGATCACCAGCGGCGTGTTCACCACCAAGGTGGCCATGATGCCGGTGACCAAGGTGACCGACCTGACCTTCGAGCGCACCATGACCGGGCGCATGCTCGGTTACGGCACGATCGTGGTCGAGTCGGCGGGTCAGATCCAGGCGCTCAACAAGATCGAGTACCTGCCGAAGCCCGAGCAGATCAACGACGCCATCTCCGAGCTGGTGTTCGGTGACAAGAAGGCCCAGGCCGAGCGCTTCACGATGATGAAGGCCAAGAAGCAAACGGCCGGTAAGAAGATCATCGGCTGA
- a CDS encoding PHP domain-containing protein, with the protein MLIDLHAHSTASDGTDSPAELMAAASAAGLHAVAITDHDTTAGWAEAEAARPTGLRLVRGAELSCIAPDGRGGQVTVHLLAYLFDPASPAVVGEQTRLRAERRARLRLIAERMAADGLPVDPDALFDGLPPDASVGRPHLARVLVAAGLVPTVNDAFAQYLRDGGQYYLARTDTPVERAVEMIAEAGGVTVFAHPFARRRGPVVTEQVIRDLSARGLTGVEVDHPDHAPEDRELLRALAEEQNLVVTGSSDYHGTNKTVRLGEESTAPEQLEALVSKASAVPVLG; encoded by the coding sequence GTGCTCATCGACCTGCACGCCCACTCGACCGCATCCGACGGCACCGACAGCCCGGCCGAACTGATGGCCGCGGCCTCGGCCGCCGGACTGCACGCGGTGGCGATCACCGACCACGACACGACGGCCGGCTGGGCCGAGGCTGAGGCAGCCCGACCCACCGGCCTTCGTCTTGTCCGGGGTGCGGAGCTCTCCTGCATCGCACCGGACGGACGGGGCGGCCAGGTCACCGTGCACCTGCTCGCCTACCTCTTCGACCCGGCCTCCCCGGCGGTGGTCGGGGAGCAGACCCGGCTGCGGGCCGAGCGGCGGGCGAGGCTGCGGCTGATCGCCGAGCGGATGGCCGCCGACGGTCTGCCGGTCGACCCGGACGCGCTCTTCGACGGCCTGCCGCCGGACGCCTCGGTCGGACGGCCGCACCTGGCGCGCGTGCTGGTGGCGGCCGGGCTGGTGCCCACGGTCAACGACGCCTTCGCCCAGTATCTGCGCGACGGCGGGCAGTACTACCTGGCCCGTACGGACACCCCGGTGGAGCGCGCGGTGGAGATGATCGCCGAGGCGGGCGGGGTCACCGTGTTCGCGCACCCGTTCGCCCGGCGGCGTGGCCCCGTGGTCACCGAGCAGGTCATCCGGGACCTGTCCGCGCGCGGGCTGACCGGGGTGGAGGTCGACCACCCCGACCACGCGCCGGAGGACCGGGAGCTGCTGCGGGCGCTGGCCGAGGAGCAGAACCTGGTGGTCACCGGCTCCAGCGACTACCACGGCACGAACAAGACCGTGCGGCTCGGCGAGGAGAGCACCGCGCCGGAGCAGCTGGAGGCCCTGGTCTCCAAGGCCAGTGCGGTGCCCGTGCTCGGCTGA